The DNA sequence GAAAACTTTTCATGTTCCCGGAATGGCAGTTGCTGTGATCAAAGATGGCAAAGTGGTTCACTCCAAAGGTTATGGGGTGAGTTCGATCAATACCGGTAAAAAAGTGGACGAGAATACCTTGTTTGGAATTGCATCGAACAGCAAAGCCTTTGCAGCCGCCACTTTGGCTATTTTAGTCGATGAGAAAAAAATCACTTGGAACGATAAAGTCATTCAATATATTCCTGAATTCAGGATGTATAATTCGTATGTTACCGAAGATTTTACGATTAAAGATTTGCTTACCCATCGCAGCGGATTGGGACTTGGCGCTGGCGACCTGATGATTTGGCCCGATTCGACCGACTTCACCATCAAAGATATTATTTACAACCTTCGGTTTTTGAAACAGACTTCCCCTTTCCGGACGAAATACGACTACGACAATCTGCTTTACATGGTCGCCGGAGAAGTGGTGACACGCGTTTCAGGAATGAGCTGGGAGCAATTTGTGGAAGAAAAGATCATGAAGCCGTTGGAAATGAGCCGGTCGGCAGCTTCGTTCAATCGACTGAAAGACAAAAGCAATGTCATCGATGGCCATTCGCTGGTCGATAAAAAGCTTCGTGTAACTCCGCGCGAAAGCATTAAACCGGGACAATGCTCTGCCGCTGGAATCTATTCGAGCATCTCCGACATGAGTAAATGGATGACTTGTCAACTCAATAATGGCAAATACGGTGCAAATCTGGATAAACAATTGTTCAGCGTTTCAACTCAAAACGAAATGTGGAGTCCGCAAACCATTGTGCCGTTCAAAAAAGACAAATACAACGGCCATTTTAGCGCTTACGGTTTAGGCTGGAGATTAACGGATGTGAAAGGAACGCAGCAGGTTTCTCATACCGGTGGGTTGGAGGGAATGGTTACTCAGGTCACTCTTTTGCCTGAAATGAAATTGGGAATCGTTGTCCTGACCAACCAGGAGTCGGGAGCTGCATTTACAGCGGTAACAAATGCGATTAAAGACAGTTATTTGGGCATTGCTCCTGAAGATTGGGTGCTTCGCTTCGATACATTGAACGCGAAATCGGAAAAGGAAGATGAGGAACTTTCGGCGAAAATTCAGGCAGAAATTGATAAAGCTCTTTTAGAGGCCGGGAAACAACCCGATGCCAATTTATTTGTTGGGGAATATGCCGACAATTGGCTTGGCAAAGTAACGATCTCGGAGCGGAATGGAAAACTTTGGTTTCAATCATCGCGCTCACCCCAATTGCGCGGGGCAATGAGTTTTTACAAGGGAAATACATTTGCAGTGAAATGGGTTAACCGAATTATGAAAGCGGATGCCTTTGTGCTGTTTAACCTCGATCAGGAAGGAAAACCTGCAGGATTTCGCATGAAAGCAATTTCGCCACTTACCGATTTTAGTTACGATTTTCAGGATTTGGATTTCCATAGATTAACCAATTGATTTTGGATTGATAATGAAAAAGCTACTCTTTTTCGAAACTCCTGCTGATTTCAGGAAATGGCTGGAAGAAAACCATCAGACAGAAACCGAGTTATTGGTTGGTTATTACAAGGTTGCCACAAAGAAACCAACCATGAATTGGTCGGAATCGGTTGACGAAGCCCTCTGTTTTGGTTGGATTGACGGTGTACGCAGGTCGATTGACGACGACAGCTACTGCATCCGGTTTACTCCGCGTAATCCGAAAAGTAACTGGAGCGCGGTGAATATCAAAAAAGTGGAAGAAATGATCCGGTTGGGCAAAATGACTCCGGCAGGCTTGGCGGCTTTTGAAAAACGGAAGGAAGATCGGTCGGCCATTTACAGCTATGAGAATCCGCCTGAAAAATTAAATCCTGAAATGGAAGCTCATTTCAGGAACAATAAAGCAGCCTGGGATTTCTTCGGGAAACAACCGCCTTCGTATCGAAAATCCAGGTTGTTATGGGTGAT is a window from the Aquipluma nitroreducens genome containing:
- a CDS encoding serine hydrolase, coding for MKKLLLILVVLIFQTFPGSSQPLSTPEIDQLVERTMKTFHVPGMAVAVIKDGKVVHSKGYGVSSINTGKKVDENTLFGIASNSKAFAAATLAILVDEKKITWNDKVIQYIPEFRMYNSYVTEDFTIKDLLTHRSGLGLGAGDLMIWPDSTDFTIKDIIYNLRFLKQTSPFRTKYDYDNLLYMVAGEVVTRVSGMSWEQFVEEKIMKPLEMSRSAASFNRLKDKSNVIDGHSLVDKKLRVTPRESIKPGQCSAAGIYSSISDMSKWMTCQLNNGKYGANLDKQLFSVSTQNEMWSPQTIVPFKKDKYNGHFSAYGLGWRLTDVKGTQQVSHTGGLEGMVTQVTLLPEMKLGIVVLTNQESGAAFTAVTNAIKDSYLGIAPEDWVLRFDTLNAKSEKEDEELSAKIQAEIDKALLEAGKQPDANLFVGEYADNWLGKVTISERNGKLWFQSSRSPQLRGAMSFYKGNTFAVKWVNRIMKADAFVLFNLDQEGKPAGFRMKAISPLTDFSYDFQDLDFHRLTN
- a CDS encoding YdeI/OmpD-associated family protein — protein: MKKLLFFETPADFRKWLEENHQTETELLVGYYKVATKKPTMNWSESVDEALCFGWIDGVRRSIDDDSYCIRFTPRNPKSNWSAVNIKKVEEMIRLGKMTPAGLAAFEKRKEDRSAIYSYENPPEKLNPEMEAHFRNNKAAWDFFGKQPPSYRKSRLLWVMSAKQEATQFSRLDKLIAACAEGKRLF